In the genome of Pseudorasbora parva isolate DD20220531a chromosome 10, ASM2467924v1, whole genome shotgun sequence, one region contains:
- the g2e3 gene encoding G2/M phase-specific E3 ubiquitin-protein ligase, whose translation MKATKEETTEIKQTNDEKDRICSLCKRWDNIPEKYGEKITLQQHNLTVHYFCLLMSSGICQRGEEDEDVHGFLVDDIKKEIRRSSRLRCMHCKKVGASVGCSIKSCRQMVHMPCGLQREFIFQFTGLFPSFCKKHAPSQSCISSPSLPLSCSVCLEPIEPVLSYNVLKCPACHGSWFHRNCVQDYAHSAAMFFFKCTLCNNKDQFQQEMLRMGIYIPERDASWELEENAYGELLQVYQQCDAVKCRSHKGRKHSSQSGLFEIVRCKLCGSRGTHRKCSNLKLYETDWICADCKAAVDENKSVQLPNHVESPLAIRQERKRLFRSISDLHPSLVTKRQCVPATSPEVLMDLACQISLQQSTQVLVEDDDGVMEAALQVLRQSDFNPCCALSVKFSKDKLNNNIRNQRCFLRRLVSKLQMSEIFEGPDGAKNLALNSKALRDDLYFEVGSLLALSLIHGGPPVGFFSPALYHSLFNYPTNYRPTLQDLGYTAFAHKIRQIAEANSLKVLRSAMRSASQYLEAAGCWRKISKLSEKDMLVEDVLNFYLIIRLQLPLQRFREGLRTLGLFEQVQMCTEAFYSVFCGPVERLTAESVLELFTARFSEEEEQQAKENATMNYWKQYLHECGEGRCAASLEDILTFVTATDLVPSIGFKPTPSISFFSSPDPSCAFPQSHCDANHLVLPILPSYELFKKHLDYTVCQFSIMQDI comes from the exons ATGAAAGCGACGAAAGAGGAGACTACTGAAATAAAACAGACTAACGACGAAAAAGACCGCA TTTGCAGTCTTTGTAAGAGGTGGGACAACATTCCAGAGAAGTATGGAGAGAAGATCACCCTCCAACAGCATAACCTGACTGTCCACTATTTCTGTCTG CTGATGTCCAGTGGAATATGTCAGAGAGGGGAGGAGGATGAAGATGTCCATGGTTTTCTTGTGGATGACATAAAAAAGGAGATCCGCAGATCTTCGAGGCTG AGGTGCATGCACTGCAAAAAGGTTGGAGCTTCGGTGGGGTGTTCCATCAAAAGCTGTCGGCAAATGGTCCACATGCCTTGTGGATTACAGCGGGAGTTTATTTTCCAGTTTACAGGCTTGTTTCC GTCTTTCTGTAAAAAACATGCACCTAGTCAGTCCTGCATCTCCAGCCCCAGTCTGCCCCTCTCATGCTCTGTCTGTCTGGAGCCCATTGAACCCGTCCTCTCCTACAATGTCCTCAAGTGTCCTGCGTGTCATGGAAGCTGGTTTCACAGGAATTGTGTACAG GATTATGCACACAGTGCtgccatgtttttcttcaaatgCACACTATGCAATAACAAGGACCAGTTTCAGCAGGAAATGCTCAGAATGGGAATATATATACCGGAGcg TGATGCGTCATGGGAACTAGAGGAAAATGCATATGGAGAGTTACTTCAAGTGTACCAGCAATGTGATGCTGTAAAGTGTCGTAGCCACAAAGGTCGTAAACACAGCTCACAGTCAGG GTTGTTTGAAATTGTTCGTTGCAAGTTGTGTGGATCCAGGGGAACTCATCGAAAGTGCTCCAACCTTAAGCTTTACGAAACTGACTGGATTTGTGCTGACTGTAAAGCTGCTGTTGATGAAAACA AGTCAGTGCAATTGCCAAACCATGTTGAATCACCGCTGGCTATCAGACAAGAGAGGAAGAGGCTGTTTAGAAGCATATCTGACCTTCACCCTTCACTCGTCACTAAAAG GCAGTGTGTGCCAGCCACTTCTCCAGAGGTCTTAATGGATCTGGCCTGTCAGATATCACTGCAGCAGTCCACACAGGTGCTTGTGGAAGATGATGATGGGGTGATGGAAGCAGCCCTGCAGGTTCTGCGGCAGAGCGACTTTAATCCCTGCTGTGCACTTTCTGTGAAATTCTCCAAAGACAAACTGAACAACAACATTAGGAATCAGCGTTGCTTTCTCAGACGCCTAGTTTCAAAACTGCAGATGTCAGAAATCTTTGAGGGACCTGATGGAGCTAAAAACCTGGCTCTGAACTCAAAAG CTCTGAGGGACGATCTTTACTTTGAAGTCGGCAGTCTGTTGGCCCTCTCTTTGATTCACGGAGGTCCTCCCGTGGGCTTCTTCTCTCCAGCGCTTTACCATAGTCTGTTCAACTATCCTACAAACTACAGGCCTACTTTACAAGACCTCGGATACACTGCTTTTGCACACAAAATCAGACAG ATTGCAGAAGCAAACTCATTGAAGGTGCTGAGAAGTGCAATGCGGTCAGCGTCACAGTACTTGGAAGCCGCGGGCTGCTGGCGAAAGATTAGCAAACTCTCAGAGAAGGACATGCTGGTGGAGGATGTACTAAATTTCTACCTGATCATCAGACTACAGCTGCCTCTGCAGAG ATTTCGTGAAGGTTTGAGGACACTAGGACTGTTTGAGCAGGTGCAGATGTGCACAGAGGCTTTCTATTCAGTCTTCTGTGGGCCTGTGGAGAGGCTGACGGCTGAATCTGTCTTGGAGCTCTTTACTGCCCGGTTTTCAGAGGAAGAAGAGCAACAAGCAAAAGAAAACGCAACAATGAACTATTGGAAACAGTATCTTCATGAGTGTGGTG AGGGTCGGTGTGCAGCGTCACTTGAGGACATCCTAACATTCGTCACTGCTACAGATTTGGTTCCTTCCATTGGATTCAAACCCACGCCGtctatttctttcttcagctcaCCAGACCCCTCGTGTGCATTTCCTCAGAGCCACTGCGATGCCAATCATCTCGTTCTTCCTATACTGCCCTCTTATGAGCTCTTCAAGAAACACTTGGATTACACAGTGTGTCAATTCTCAATTATGCAGGacatttga